AAAAGCCGCACCGAAACATGGCCAAAAGAGGAGGCAACCCCCCGTCCTTCTGAAGCGAAAACCAGATGAATTTCTCGCACATCTTGTGGATTAATGGATACCAGGTGTCCGCCTTGGTTGGAATCAAACAGATAAAAAGGTACTGGATCTAGACAGTGTTGGTAATTCACTTGCGCCTGATAACGTCGTGCAAAATAAGCAGCATAAACAGGATGACGACAGGCAAAGTCTTCTTCTACAAGATACGCACGCAATATCGCTACAAAAATGTCATACTGAGCTTGATGTCGATCTTTAATTAAATCTTTGGCGTATTGAAAACGTTTATCCGCCAGTAATTCAGATGACGAAAACTCAAAATCCGCCACGGCATTGTCGACCGCCAACAAATAAGTTAACTCTGTGCACAAGCTATTGTCTCGACGTGCGGCCGCTAATAAAGCTGGTGCTTTATTCAGCACACTTTTGTCCATCGTATTATCACAATAAACAACAGGCTTACTTGCCTTATGAGGTATGGCGCATCCTTGCAATATCATAAGCAAACCAAACAGTATGCTTAACGAAATGCAGCGCTTCATTGCAAACCTAAGGTGTCGTTTTTGCCACCATAGCATCAGGCTTAGCCCAACGCACTGCATGCCCTTCGATGGCATCTAATCTTTCTTGAATGTCTTTGCGAGCTGAATAAACCGTTGGTGAAGAAATAATGTCGCTGAAGGTATAGGATGGTAGTCCGGTTATAATGGTTGAGCTTTCAGACGCATCGGAATTTTTCATGGCCCTTGGAAACAAACCCAACCAATAAAAATAAGGATTGTCATCCAACTCCTGTTGTAATTTGGCAATTTTAGCTTGACGTTCTTGCTGCGCTTTTTGAACTTGATATTGACGCTGCCAATAGTCTACCTGAAGCGGATTTTTCTCTACGCCCCGACCCGTTTGATAACGCTCAATGACTCGCTGCATTGCCGCTAAATCCCCCGCTTTGGCTTGCGCCAAATCGGACTCTAAAGCTTGCTTAGCTTTGCGTTCCTGTTCAAGTACCAATTTTCGCGCCGCTTCCGCTTCTCTTTGTTTTTTCATCGTCACACCATAAGCCGTCAGCGTGGCTTCTTGCGGCATGGTTATGCGCACTCTTTGTGGTCGATCAGGAGTAGCATCCACTTGCTGAGAAAAGATTTTTTCTTGTTCTTGATTGATACTTTGTACCGCTTTAACTTGATAGCGACCTTCCTCAACCACCAGGGCTTCACGAGCAAAATCCGCACACTCAAATTTCAGTTCCTCGTTCACATACACCTTGGCACCATTGCTGTTTTCCTGACAATAAATGCCAATTAATGCACTGTCAGCCAGAGCAGCTGATGGTCCTAATACAAGCAAAACAAGAAACATCTTCTTCATAACTACACCTTTCTATTGACTCAATCTCTTCGTGACGTTTAAAAAAGCCATGTTTCATCCGCATGGCTTTTGTATCACTTTTTGTCAGATAAAGGTCAAGATTACTCAAAAAATGTACAAAGACCAAATCATCAAAGCCAAAAAAAACCCCTTTCGGGGCTTTCGCAACAAATCGTAACATTTTAATGTTAACGTCATTCTTCAAACTTAAGCGTGTGTTGCTTGCGTTTTGCCTTGGTTTCCAAATATTGACGATTATGTTGATTAACATGGACTTTTGTCGGTACCAGCTCCACAACATCAATGCCATGCTCTTTTAATTGCTGAGCTTTATCTGGGTTGTTGGTTAACAAGCGTACTTGCTTTACTCCAAGGGCTAATAACATGTTGGCAGCAATGCCAAAATCACGGCCATCCTCAGGCAAATGCAACATTTCGTTGGCTTGGTAGGTATCGTAACCTTGATCCTGTAAAGCGTACGCTTCTAGTTTGGCATACAAGCCAATACCACGACCTTCTTGACGCAAATAGAGGATGTAACCCCCTTCCTCATTAATGCGGTCAATGGCTTCATCCAGTTGCTCACCACAATCACAGCGGCCAGAACCAAATACATCACCTGTCAAACATTCAGAATGCAAACGCACTAAAGGCACATAATCCGTTTGCTGAGTGTATTTCGAGTTACCTTCAAAATATATCCCTATGTGTTCTTTACCTGAGTCATCACCATTAAAGGAAATGAACTCAGCGGTCACGTCACCGGCTCGAACCGGAATCATTACTCGACGCTTAATGGTCAAATCTGTCATTACTGCTCTCTCTAGGGATTATTTACTGCGGTAAAGTATAACGCCCTTACATTTGGTCAATTATGAAAAAATCAATATTAATCCAGCATTTCTTTCATGCTTTTTTGGAAAAGTTCAACACCTGTTCAACGCATCATGCCAAATGATCCAATGGCAAAGCGGTACGATTAATAATACGCCTCAATAAGAAACTGGAATGCACTCCGGTGACACCCGCTATACGCGTCAATCTACCCAGTAGAAACTCCTGATATTTAT
The window above is part of the Marinomonas sp. THO17 genome. Proteins encoded here:
- the ribA gene encoding GTP cyclohydrolase II, producing MTDLTIKRRVMIPVRAGDVTAEFISFNGDDSGKEHIGIYFEGNSKYTQQTDYVPLVRLHSECLTGDVFGSGRCDCGEQLDEAIDRINEEGGYILYLRQEGRGIGLYAKLEAYALQDQGYDTYQANEMLHLPEDGRDFGIAANMLLALGVKQVRLLTNNPDKAQQLKEHGIDVVELVPTKVHVNQHNRQYLETKAKRKQHTLKFEE